A section of the Paenibacillus odorifer genome encodes:
- a CDS encoding ABC-three component system middle component 1: MNMSDLIQKLPFESDAEPQIFRFRNQLIKFFHVKRKEDALPDIVFSEYFFVDIPESVITLMMEDTDLLYFREFQSKLLSKVFFSNKTDLRWNIYLILIVENYKLLKDNIVLQKIENDIDYARKFIATPTDALEWMDKKWLNPSVDDKNLGTDPIEEWIKILESAQLTGCLSPSPFATQNVKQYLSGEPFNFSMPRNRKRQIFEDYEERIECIDEISFDGFRNHCFSNTKPILPTKVNLLSGSNGSGKTSVLESIEYAITNQIRRSSEFGDTLEEPSDTFKLICSTETQKSIPFRPRNPVAFYKKLAQSWYGVVPGHQSELNYYYHRFNFFDSEAAYRFALSESGHDQFSNFDYARNLSRLVFGDSILSTEEKWLRYKKEFEDNLKELLKKNGTTESILSDFNNQLSLMNNPEGEEAVDLESLLPTIRLPKSITQKVNSESTTDFLRRIELHTKSALPWLQEIYNLPFSNINFSLEQVRFELKQDLSKLNFLTQEKNTMNTYQKLKETELTKFQSDAQSIEAENFNQKQYLVLIDETLLLWRSIQKVIEIPSQVFLRRQLEHSLNEFKKKIETWDLFLSKFKQIFFFKNTDIFLPTENELKELEKSVKEKENSISQIKNQIDSFEKLMDQISTIFSRLQFLGKEFLSVNPHSAICPLCSHEHSNPNSLADAIHSTVSASEQGQNELNNLRKELESLQKELGQFNYQIILYDKVKNNIEQVKDAFTELMNYSDLEFEMNAKTVEEMLKAIHDFSSNQELWKNQANTIQNQLQALDETGYSLEAIINADMFQKDNIIYQEFLSQNSSIPFENYLITLQRNTNKKISENINLSERIQKQIVDLLGIIQQITFDKIDSNIDEQRKKIHRLEKFIESMNILFNDFVLDENINLRSWAKQIEKVIIQIELILKRNQNEQLKNQILLDIKKTQGELNLVRKQLTRCKEACEIMNKLRPLQDFTELFIKGNIDIIANFFKSLHAPREFDNLTLEKEGLILYRKSDNKRIKAYQMSSGQRASLALSVMFAVHLAAPNAPKFLIMDEPVANMDDLHLMNLLDLLRDFTLSGRQIFFTTANPEVANLFRRKFSFFEEHFTHFDFIRHSGEPVLIQALKYSASKEEARHQII, from the coding sequence ATGAACATGAGCGATTTAATCCAGAAATTGCCTTTTGAAAGTGACGCAGAACCACAAATATTCCGGTTTCGAAATCAATTAATTAAATTTTTTCACGTTAAAAGAAAAGAAGATGCTTTACCTGATATTGTTTTTTCTGAATACTTTTTTGTCGACATACCTGAATCAGTTATTACTTTAATGATGGAAGATACAGACTTATTATATTTCAGGGAATTTCAAAGCAAGCTGTTATCTAAAGTGTTTTTCTCTAACAAAACAGATCTTCGATGGAATATCTATCTAATATTAATAGTGGAAAATTATAAACTATTAAAGGATAATATTGTCCTTCAAAAGATTGAGAACGATATTGATTACGCAAGAAAATTCATAGCAACACCAACGGATGCTTTAGAATGGATGGATAAAAAATGGCTGAATCCCAGTGTTGATGACAAAAATCTAGGAACAGATCCTATAGAGGAATGGATAAAAATCCTTGAATCTGCTCAGCTAACTGGTTGTTTATCGCCTAGTCCATTTGCTACACAAAATGTAAAACAATACTTATCAGGCGAACCTTTTAATTTCAGTATGCCGCGCAATCGTAAACGCCAAATTTTCGAAGATTATGAAGAGCGAATTGAGTGTATTGATGAAATATCTTTCGATGGGTTCCGTAATCATTGTTTCTCAAATACAAAACCCATTCTCCCAACCAAAGTCAACTTATTATCGGGGTCTAATGGATCTGGAAAAACATCTGTTTTAGAGTCAATAGAATACGCTATTACAAATCAAATCAGACGAAGTTCAGAATTTGGTGATACATTGGAGGAACCATCAGATACTTTTAAGTTAATCTGCAGTACAGAAACTCAGAAAAGCATCCCCTTTCGACCTAGAAATCCTGTTGCTTTTTATAAAAAATTAGCACAGTCATGGTATGGAGTTGTACCTGGTCATCAGTCAGAGTTAAATTATTATTATCATCGATTTAATTTTTTCGACTCCGAGGCAGCCTATCGTTTTGCATTGAGTGAGAGTGGCCATGATCAATTTAGCAACTTTGACTATGCACGTAATTTAAGTCGTCTTGTCTTTGGTGATTCAATTTTAAGTACCGAAGAAAAATGGCTTCGTTACAAAAAAGAATTTGAGGATAATTTAAAGGAGCTGCTTAAAAAGAATGGAACAACCGAATCAATACTTAGTGATTTTAATAATCAATTATCTTTGATGAATAATCCTGAAGGTGAGGAGGCTGTTGACTTAGAATCATTATTACCAACAATTAGACTTCCAAAGTCTATCACGCAAAAAGTAAATAGTGAATCAACAACTGATTTCTTAAGAAGAATTGAATTACATACTAAATCTGCATTACCGTGGTTACAAGAGATATATAATTTACCATTTTCTAATATTAATTTCTCATTAGAACAGGTACGATTCGAATTGAAGCAAGATTTGAGCAAACTTAATTTTCTTACTCAAGAAAAAAACACAATGAATACTTATCAAAAGCTAAAAGAAACCGAACTAACTAAATTCCAATCAGATGCTCAATCTATTGAAGCTGAAAATTTTAATCAGAAACAATATCTGGTCTTAATAGATGAAACATTATTATTGTGGCGTAGTATTCAAAAAGTAATAGAGATCCCCTCTCAGGTATTTTTAAGACGACAATTAGAACATAGTCTAAACGAATTTAAGAAAAAAATTGAAACATGGGATCTTTTCCTCTCAAAGTTTAAGCAAATTTTCTTTTTCAAAAACACTGATATATTTTTGCCAACAGAAAATGAGTTAAAAGAATTAGAAAAAAGTGTGAAAGAAAAAGAAAATTCAATTTCTCAGATAAAAAATCAAATTGACTCATTTGAAAAACTCATGGATCAAATAAGTACGATTTTTTCTCGTTTGCAGTTCTTAGGAAAAGAATTTCTTAGTGTTAATCCACATTCTGCAATTTGCCCGCTCTGTTCGCACGAACACAGTAATCCAAATTCGTTAGCAGATGCAATACACTCTACTGTATCTGCAAGCGAACAAGGCCAGAATGAACTTAATAACCTAAGAAAAGAACTCGAATCATTACAAAAAGAGCTTGGACAATTTAACTACCAAATTATACTTTATGATAAAGTAAAGAATAATATTGAGCAGGTAAAAGATGCCTTTACAGAATTAATGAATTATTCGGATTTAGAGTTTGAAATGAATGCTAAGACGGTAGAAGAAATGTTAAAAGCAATCCATGACTTTTCCTCAAATCAAGAGTTATGGAAAAATCAAGCTAATACTATTCAAAACCAGCTTCAGGCACTTGATGAGACCGGCTATTCATTGGAAGCCATCATCAATGCTGATATGTTCCAGAAAGATAATATTATATATCAAGAATTTCTTAGTCAAAATTCATCTATTCCTTTTGAGAACTACCTTATTACATTGCAAAGAAATACAAATAAAAAAATATCGGAGAATATTAATCTAAGCGAAAGGATTCAAAAACAAATTGTTGATTTGCTAGGAATAATCCAACAAATTACTTTTGATAAAATAGATTCGAATATTGATGAACAAAGAAAAAAAATTCATAGATTAGAAAAATTCATCGAAAGCATGAACATTTTATTCAATGATTTTGTCTTGGATGAAAATATTAACTTAAGATCCTGGGCTAAACAAATTGAGAAAGTCATTATTCAAATCGAGCTTATTTTAAAAAGAAATCAAAATGAACAGCTCAAGAATCAAATACTATTAGATATTAAAAAGACACAGGGAGAATTAAATTTAGTACGCAAACAACTGACACGTTGCAAAGAAGCATGTGAGATAATGAATAAACTAAGACCTCTTCAGGATTTTACGGAACTATTTATCAAAGGTAATATTGATATAATTGCTAATTTTTTCAAATCCCTTCATGCTCCTAGAGAGTTTGATAATTTAACTCTTGAAAAAGAAGGATTAATTCTCTATAGAAAATCAGATAATAAAAGGATTAAAGCCTATCAAATGTCATCAGGGCAACGTGCTTCTCTAGCACTTTCTGTCATGTTCGCTGTTCACTTAGCTGCTCCAAATGCTCCTAAGTTTCTAATCATGGACGAGCCAGTTGCTAATATGGATGATCTTCACCTCATGAATTTGTTAGATCTTCTGCGTGATTTCACTCTATCTGGCAGGCAAATTTTTTTCACAACTGCTAATCCTGAAGTAGCTAACTTATTCCGAAGAAAGTTTAGTTTTTTTGAGGAACACTTCACACATTTTGACTTTATTCGTCATTCTGGTGAACCTGTTTTAATTCAGGCACTTAAGTATTCTGCTTCTAAGGAAGAAGCAAGACATCAAATTATATAG